In one window of Frigoriglobus tundricola DNA:
- a CDS encoding S41 family peptidase: MTRTLFLALVAAGAVCASAGPALAQPDTTDTRLLTMPAIGKKHIAFVYADDLWVADRDGSNARRLTSDVGVESHPVFSPDGQTIAFSAQYDGNTDVYTIPAAGGVPTRLTWHPGPDTVRAFTPDGKAVLFSSPRNVSNNRHTQLFTVPLEGGMPTPLPIPYGVEASYSPDGAFIAYTPLRDMTGQWKHYRGGTNGRVWIYDTRTHDVTEVPQPKGRCNDLDPNWVGGTVFFRSDRNGEYNVFAYDAGAKEVKPVTTYTDFPVLDINTDGRSLIFEQAGYLHTLDPRESQAKRLKVGVAADLVETRARFVRGAKYVRGGDVSPSGARAVFEFRGEIVTVPAEKGDARNLTNTSGVHERGPAWSPDGKSVAYFSDAGGEYKLHVRAADGTGDAKTYDLGGAGYYERATWAPDGKKIAFVDNSMSLFCIDLGTAKVTKIASEPQYGPWGLWRLKPAWAPDSKWIAYTLGNKAAYRSARVYNLDTGRSTPVTDGLSDCVDPVFDASGKYLYLLSSTDAGPVNHWFAQSNADMRASRGAYLVVLKKGVPSPLARESDEEKSEAAPAAGPKEKKDKDPDPVTIDFESIDQRVVPLPIPAGDLSDLQAGDAGQFFYVKAAPRGADNPVPGGTLFRFDLAKRKSEQVATGVVDYTLAAGHKKALIATLGASAPSARQPALAWSIIDATVTAAPGAAPKGGLNLDAVEVRIDPRAEWKQIYEEAWRINRDFFYDPNMHGADWNAVRKKYEVFLPHVTTGGDLYRVIGWVLSELAVGHSRYQPGERLYDKEPVRGGLLGADYEIANGRFRFKKVYGGLNWTPGLRAPLTGPGIDVKAGEYLLAVRGIDLKPPTELYSLFEGTAGKSITITVGPTPDGKGSRTVTVEPLASESALRNMDWVEGNLKKVHAATDGRVAYVYVPNTAGAGHEYFKRYFFPQADKDAVIVDERFNGGGQVADYYIDLLRRPYTANWATRYGETFRTPGAAIFGPKVMIIDETAGSGGDLLPWMFREYKLGPLVGKRTWGGLVGILGFPTLLDGGNVTAPNLGFWTEKEGFGVENVGVPPDYDVEMTPKDFIAGKDPQLEKAIELALEALKKDPPKKPTQPPFPKRTKP; encoded by the coding sequence ATGACACGCACCCTGTTTCTGGCCCTTGTGGCCGCGGGCGCAGTCTGTGCCTCCGCCGGACCCGCGCTCGCCCAACCGGACACCACCGACACCCGGCTCCTCACCATGCCGGCGATCGGGAAAAAGCACATCGCTTTCGTCTACGCCGACGACCTGTGGGTCGCCGACCGCGACGGGAGCAACGCACGCCGACTGACCTCCGATGTCGGCGTCGAATCGCACCCGGTCTTCTCGCCGGACGGCCAGACGATCGCCTTCAGCGCGCAGTACGACGGCAACACCGACGTCTACACCATCCCCGCCGCCGGCGGCGTGCCGACGCGCCTCACCTGGCACCCGGGGCCGGACACCGTCCGCGCCTTCACACCGGATGGCAAGGCGGTCCTGTTCTCGTCACCGCGGAACGTGTCCAACAACCGGCACACGCAACTGTTTACCGTGCCCCTTGAGGGCGGGATGCCGACCCCGCTCCCGATTCCCTACGGCGTCGAAGCCAGTTACTCGCCGGACGGAGCGTTCATCGCCTACACCCCGCTCCGCGACATGACCGGGCAGTGGAAGCACTACCGCGGCGGCACCAACGGCCGCGTGTGGATCTACGACACCCGCACGCACGACGTCACCGAGGTGCCGCAGCCGAAGGGGCGGTGTAACGACCTGGACCCGAATTGGGTGGGCGGGACCGTGTTCTTCCGCTCGGACCGCAACGGCGAGTACAACGTCTTCGCCTACGACGCCGGGGCTAAGGAGGTCAAGCCGGTCACGACCTACACCGATTTTCCGGTCCTCGACATCAACACCGACGGCCGCTCCCTCATCTTCGAACAAGCCGGCTACTTGCACACACTGGACCCGCGCGAGTCGCAGGCGAAGCGGTTGAAGGTCGGTGTCGCGGCCGACCTCGTCGAAACGCGGGCGCGGTTCGTGCGCGGCGCCAAGTACGTGCGCGGCGGCGACGTGTCGCCGTCCGGGGCGCGGGCCGTGTTCGAGTTCCGTGGGGAGATCGTCACCGTTCCGGCCGAGAAGGGTGACGCACGGAACCTGACCAACACTTCCGGCGTCCACGAGCGCGGCCCGGCGTGGTCGCCGGATGGCAAGTCGGTCGCCTACTTCTCCGACGCGGGAGGCGAGTACAAGTTGCACGTTCGAGCCGCGGACGGGACGGGCGACGCGAAGACCTACGACCTCGGCGGGGCCGGGTACTACGAGCGCGCGACGTGGGCGCCGGACGGGAAGAAGATCGCGTTCGTCGATAACTCGATGTCACTGTTCTGCATCGACCTCGGCACCGCCAAGGTGACGAAAATCGCCAGCGAACCGCAGTACGGCCCGTGGGGGCTGTGGCGGCTGAAGCCGGCGTGGGCGCCCGACTCGAAATGGATCGCGTACACGCTCGGGAACAAGGCGGCCTACCGGTCGGCGCGCGTTTATAACCTCGATACCGGCCGGTCGACGCCCGTTACTGACGGGTTGAGTGACTGCGTCGATCCGGTGTTCGATGCGAGCGGCAAATATCTCTACCTGCTCAGTTCCACCGACGCCGGGCCGGTGAACCACTGGTTCGCGCAGTCGAACGCCGACATGCGGGCGAGCCGCGGGGCCTATCTCGTCGTCCTCAAGAAGGGCGTGCCCAGCCCGCTCGCACGCGAGAGCGACGAGGAAAAGTCCGAAGCGGCCCCCGCAGCCGGGCCGAAGGAGAAGAAAGACAAAGACCCCGACCCGGTGACGATCGACTTCGAGAGCATCGACCAGCGCGTCGTTCCCCTCCCGATCCCCGCGGGCGACCTCTCCGACCTACAGGCCGGGGACGCGGGCCAATTCTTTTACGTGAAGGCCGCACCCCGAGGGGCCGATAATCCCGTCCCCGGTGGAACCCTGTTCCGCTTCGATCTTGCGAAGCGGAAGTCCGAACAGGTGGCGACGGGGGTCGTCGATTACACGCTCGCCGCCGGCCACAAGAAGGCGCTCATTGCCACCTTGGGAGCTTCCGCCCCTTCGGCCCGACAGCCGGCGCTGGCGTGGTCGATCATCGATGCGACCGTGACCGCCGCTCCCGGCGCAGCGCCGAAGGGCGGCCTCAACCTCGACGCCGTGGAAGTGCGGATCGATCCGCGGGCCGAGTGGAAGCAGATCTACGAGGAGGCGTGGCGCATCAACCGCGACTTCTTCTACGACCCCAACATGCACGGCGCGGACTGGAACGCCGTGCGGAAGAAGTACGAGGTGTTTCTGCCGCACGTCACCACCGGCGGCGATCTCTACCGCGTCATCGGCTGGGTGCTGAGCGAGCTGGCGGTCGGACACAGCCGGTACCAGCCCGGCGAGCGCCTCTACGACAAGGAGCCGGTCCGCGGCGGGTTGCTCGGTGCGGATTACGAAATCGCAAACGGACGGTTCCGGTTCAAGAAGGTGTACGGCGGACTGAACTGGACGCCCGGGCTCCGCGCGCCGCTCACCGGACCGGGCATCGACGTGAAAGCGGGTGAGTACCTGCTCGCCGTCCGCGGAATCGATCTGAAGCCGCCCACCGAACTCTACTCCCTGTTCGAGGGCACGGCGGGCAAGAGCATCACGATCACGGTCGGCCCGACACCGGACGGCAAGGGGAGCCGTACCGTCACCGTCGAGCCGCTCGCAAGTGAGTCGGCTCTGCGGAACATGGACTGGGTCGAGGGCAACCTGAAGAAGGTCCACGCCGCAACCGACGGACGGGTCGCGTATGTGTACGTCCCGAACACCGCCGGCGCGGGACACGAGTACTTCAAGCGGTACTTCTTCCCGCAAGCCGATAAGGACGCGGTCATTGTGGACGAGCGGTTCAACGGGGGCGGTCAGGTGGCCGACTACTACATCGATCTGCTCCGCCGGCCGTACACCGCGAACTGGGCGACCCGCTACGGGGAGACGTTCCGCACGCCCGGCGCGGCGATCTTCGGACCGAAGGTGATGATCATCGACGAGACCGCCGGTTCCGGCGGCGACCTCCTGCCGTGGATGTTCCGGGAGTACAAGCTGGGGCCGCTCGTCGGCAAGCGGACGTGGGGCGGGCTGGTCGGCATCCTCGGGTTCCCGACGCTTCTGGACGGCGGGAACGTCACCGCCCCGAACCTCGGGTTCTGGACCGAGAAGGAGGGGTTCGGCGTCGAGAACGTCGGCGTGCCGCCGGATTATGACGTCGAAATGACTCCGAAGGATTTCATCGCGGGTAAAGACCCGCAGTTGGAGAAGGCGATCGAGCTGGCGCTGGAGGCGCTCAAGAAAGACCCGCCGAAGAAACCGACCCAGCCCCCGTTCCCGAAGCGCACCAAACCTTGA
- a CDS encoding sigma-70 family RNA polymerase sigma factor: MNAARPAEILRQLEQTGTADDALLARFVATRDAAAFAELVRRHGALVLGVCRRVTGHRQDAEDAFQATFLVLAQRASALHTGVRLWSWLYGVAYRVAWRARRTATRRRQREIIVAVRTEPVAPPPSSEQPEWMPVLDEELAALPAHYREAIVLCDIRSVSRAEAATLLGVPEGTLSSRLANGRKKLAARLTRRGVSLAVVALPAALTEAQAGTVVPTELITTTCGLVADFAANGAVPGPLARLIEGGFAVRKIVVFGALVAMAGAVFAATARDDEPLVETTPSAVAAKIDDAPPLKPAPEPKSGTAYVDAPRIAAGWDIPLAVPSRVVWAPTGSRLAVAGTVRNPEQQNDLGYLAFVVMEYTGKPEPENPSRNRMPKNGSLVGFTTDGKQLITDRRESHLLSGVHQLVYWDPAKAVRPGLGAHFVLGDDAKLRTVTFEGADLHGFAYSYGFQRNGYAFAPDGKSFRALRYRRSPNSTPKTMEVIEIDTATGRAGKPLMRIDYGAHAFSSDGKRLAVVDMTSGTVRAFDLERWEKPELFEFTLPPEKTQWVFDGSLVISFSPDGKRLAVSFGVARSFILNVETGKPLAALEGSHVLDGEPSCFSFSPDGRLFAGCGQAIKLEITVDNGNARTQPVRGDSFLAVWDTDTGRAVKTWSRRSLSAVAFHPARALLAVAEPSGDGETRLGFWDFAADAEKK, encoded by the coding sequence ATGAACGCGGCGCGGCCAGCGGAAATCTTACGTCAACTGGAGCAGACCGGGACGGCCGACGATGCCCTGCTCGCGCGGTTCGTCGCGACGCGGGACGCCGCCGCGTTCGCGGAATTGGTGCGCCGGCACGGGGCACTCGTACTGGGCGTGTGTCGCCGTGTGACCGGGCACCGGCAAGACGCCGAAGACGCCTTTCAGGCGACCTTTCTTGTGCTGGCGCAACGGGCCAGCGCTCTGCACACGGGGGTCCGGCTCTGGAGCTGGTTATACGGCGTCGCATACCGGGTCGCTTGGCGGGCGCGACGGACGGCGACCCGGCGGCGTCAGCGAGAAATCATTGTGGCTGTGAGGACCGAACCCGTTGCTCCTCCACCCTCCTCCGAGCAGCCGGAGTGGATGCCGGTTCTGGATGAGGAACTCGCAGCGCTCCCGGCTCATTATCGCGAGGCGATCGTCCTCTGCGACATCCGGAGTGTGTCGCGAGCGGAAGCGGCAACGCTTCTGGGCGTACCGGAAGGAACGCTCTCCAGCCGCCTCGCGAACGGGCGCAAGAAACTGGCCGCACGGCTCACACGGCGCGGCGTTTCACTTGCCGTCGTCGCGCTCCCGGCGGCGCTGACTGAAGCGCAAGCGGGAACGGTGGTGCCGACCGAACTGATCACAACGACCTGCGGGCTGGTGGCGGACTTCGCGGCCAACGGGGCCGTTCCCGGTCCGCTCGCCCGCCTGATCGAGGGGGGATTCGCCGTGCGAAAGATAGTCGTGTTCGGGGCGCTGGTGGCAATGGCCGGTGCCGTTTTCGCCGCGACAGCACGCGATGATGAGCCGCTAGTCGAAACCACTCCGTCGGCTGTCGCAGCCAAAATCGATGACGCGCCGCCGTTGAAGCCCGCACCCGAGCCGAAGTCGGGGACTGCGTATGTCGATGCGCCGCGCATCGCGGCCGGCTGGGACATCCCACTGGCCGTGCCGAGCCGCGTCGTTTGGGCACCGACCGGTTCGCGGCTCGCGGTCGCCGGCACGGTTCGCAACCCGGAACAGCAAAATGATTTGGGGTACCTGGCCTTTGTGGTGATGGAGTACACAGGCAAACCAGAGCCGGAGAACCCTAGCCGCAATCGCATGCCGAAGAACGGGTCGCTCGTCGGTTTCACGACCGACGGGAAACAGCTCATCACAGATCGACGCGAGAGCCATTTGCTCAGCGGTGTCCACCAACTCGTCTATTGGGATCCGGCCAAGGCTGTGCGCCCAGGGCTAGGAGCCCATTTTGTGCTCGGCGACGATGCGAAGCTCCGAACGGTGACCTTCGAAGGGGCGGACCTCCACGGCTTCGCCTACAGTTATGGTTTTCAGAGAAACGGGTACGCGTTTGCCCCGGACGGTAAGTCGTTCCGCGCCCTACGGTATCGCCGGTCGCCGAACTCCACGCCAAAGACGATGGAGGTCATCGAAATCGACACGGCCACCGGTCGGGCGGGGAAGCCGCTGATGCGAATCGATTACGGCGCTCACGCCTTCTCTTCCGATGGCAAGCGGCTCGCGGTCGTTGACATGACCTCTGGGACGGTGCGTGCCTTCGATCTGGAGAGATGGGAGAAGCCGGAGTTGTTCGAGTTCACCCTTCCCCCGGAGAAAACCCAGTGGGTCTTCGATGGTTCTTTGGTCATCAGTTTTTCACCCGACGGGAAGCGGCTTGCTGTGTCGTTCGGCGTCGCCCGCTCGTTCATCCTTAACGTCGAAACGGGTAAACCACTCGCTGCTCTTGAGGGCTCGCACGTGTTGGATGGTGAACCGAGCTGTTTCTCGTTCAGTCCAGACGGGCGACTCTTCGCCGGTTGTGGACAGGCGATCAAACTGGAAATAACAGTGGATAATGGTAATGCACGGACTCAGCCTGTCAGAGGGGACAGCTTTCTTGCGGTCTGGGACACGGACACTGGCCGTGCTGTGAAGACCTGGTCCCGCAGGAGCTTAAGTGCTGTAGCGTTTCATCCCGCCCGCGCGCTACTGGCCGTAGCTGAGCCCAGTGGCGATGGCGAGACCCGACTCGGGTTCTGGGACTTCGCGGCTGACGCCGAGAAAAAGTGA
- a CDS encoding VIT and vWA domain-containing protein: MRFLRYALPVFVVALATAGPAPAAGLLIPEDKKLPPLAMVNHKVVVTIDEQVAITTVEQTFRNHTDRNLEATYLFPVPKGASVDKFTMWVDGKEMGGELLDAKHAHQVYTDIVRRTQDPGLLEYLGNSLLRLRVFPVPPKGDQKLKISYKFVAPKDGSVIEYVYPLKTDGKSTRTLEEFSVNLNIKSRHTVQNVYSPTHAITTTRKSDKEVNVVFERNQAILDKDFQLFYGFGDKDVGLTPLLFKPITNEDGYFMFLVSPQVEAEKKRVARDLVLVLDTSSSMSAIKMEQAKKALKYCLTQLKPEDRFGILKFSTSVVPFRDKLVEANKEYLDAANKWVDGLKTTGGTAIWPALDEALAMRSTDAGRPFTMVFFTDGQPTVDETNPDKIIKNVMAKNTGNTRIFTFGVGDDVNAAMLDQLADSTRAVSTYVREAEDIEVKVSSLYGKISNPVLTDLRLTTSGNVQIHEMYPPKLPDLFQGTQLVVIGRYTGSGHSAVRLSGLVGQEKTEFVYEVNFPTKTEGESSKEFVEPLWARRKVGYLLDQIRVNGEKDELIKEVVTLAKRYGIATPYTSYLVVPDSVMPVVAPSRPGLPRPPGSAPLPAGPSAPIAGGAGGFAPGLPMGASGKPQSVADFAKNQAAGDKGDGKSGLAGNRGTMSERQVRDAIDQLKAEKDPVARAKLTEEVKRYAEQKKTWDDADRAFKGRKDGYQTGQLGVDLSCAANNLRNQERVSLTANRQVSGRNCLEIGGVWIDDAYKAETKAVTVKAQSDAYFRILALHPTIKDVYRLGNHVVWIAPSGTALVIDLNEGKEKLDDTEIAALFAKK; encoded by the coding sequence ATGCGGTTTCTGCGATACGCTCTCCCCGTGTTCGTGGTCGCACTCGCGACGGCCGGTCCGGCACCCGCCGCCGGGCTGCTCATCCCCGAAGACAAGAAGCTCCCGCCCCTGGCGATGGTCAACCACAAGGTGGTCGTCACCATCGACGAACAGGTGGCGATCACCACCGTCGAACAGACGTTCCGCAACCACACCGATCGCAACCTCGAAGCCACTTACCTGTTCCCGGTGCCCAAGGGCGCCAGCGTGGACAAGTTCACGATGTGGGTTGACGGCAAGGAGATGGGCGGCGAACTGCTCGACGCCAAACACGCGCACCAGGTTTACACCGACATCGTCCGCCGGACGCAAGACCCGGGCCTGCTCGAATACCTCGGCAACAGCCTGCTCCGGCTGCGCGTCTTCCCCGTGCCCCCGAAAGGCGACCAGAAGCTCAAAATCAGCTACAAGTTCGTCGCGCCGAAAGACGGAAGCGTGATCGAGTACGTTTACCCACTTAAGACGGATGGCAAGAGCACCCGGACCCTCGAAGAGTTCTCGGTGAACTTGAACATCAAGTCGCGGCACACCGTTCAGAACGTGTACAGCCCGACACACGCGATCACTACCACCCGCAAGAGCGACAAGGAGGTGAACGTGGTGTTCGAGCGCAATCAGGCGATTTTGGATAAGGACTTCCAGCTCTTCTACGGCTTCGGCGACAAGGACGTGGGGCTGACCCCGCTCCTGTTCAAGCCGATCACCAACGAAGACGGCTACTTCATGTTCCTCGTCTCCCCGCAGGTGGAGGCCGAGAAGAAGCGGGTCGCACGCGACCTCGTTCTCGTGCTCGACACGTCGAGCAGCATGTCCGCAATCAAGATGGAGCAGGCGAAGAAGGCACTCAAATACTGCCTCACTCAGCTCAAACCCGAAGACCGCTTCGGCATCCTGAAGTTCTCCACCAGCGTCGTCCCGTTCCGCGACAAGCTCGTGGAGGCGAACAAGGAGTACCTGGACGCCGCGAACAAGTGGGTCGATGGCTTGAAGACCACCGGCGGAACGGCCATCTGGCCGGCACTCGATGAAGCCCTGGCGATGCGGTCCACGGACGCGGGCCGGCCGTTCACGATGGTGTTCTTCACCGACGGCCAGCCGACCGTGGACGAGACCAACCCCGACAAGATCATCAAAAACGTGATGGCGAAGAACACGGGCAACACCCGCATCTTCACCTTCGGCGTGGGCGACGACGTGAACGCCGCCATGCTCGACCAACTCGCCGACTCCACGCGGGCCGTCAGCACCTACGTACGCGAAGCCGAGGACATCGAGGTCAAGGTGTCGAGCCTTTACGGCAAGATCAGCAACCCGGTGCTGACGGACCTCCGGCTCACGACCAGCGGAAACGTCCAGATCCACGAGATGTACCCGCCGAAGCTGCCCGACCTGTTCCAGGGCACGCAGCTCGTGGTCATCGGTCGCTACACCGGGTCCGGGCACTCCGCCGTCCGGCTCTCGGGCCTGGTCGGGCAGGAGAAGACCGAATTCGTGTACGAAGTCAACTTTCCGACGAAGACCGAGGGCGAATCGTCCAAGGAGTTCGTGGAACCGCTGTGGGCTCGGCGCAAAGTCGGCTACCTGCTCGATCAGATCCGCGTGAACGGCGAAAAGGACGAACTCATCAAGGAGGTCGTCACGCTCGCCAAGCGGTACGGGATCGCGACCCCGTACACGAGCTACCTTGTCGTCCCGGACAGCGTGATGCCGGTGGTCGCGCCCTCGCGTCCCGGACTGCCCCGCCCCCCCGGCTCGGCCCCGCTCCCCGCGGGACCGTCCGCGCCGATCGCCGGCGGGGCAGGGGGGTTCGCACCGGGACTGCCGATGGGCGCGAGCGGGAAACCGCAAAGTGTGGCCGATTTCGCCAAGAACCAGGCCGCCGGCGATAAGGGCGACGGCAAGAGCGGCCTGGCGGGGAACCGCGGCACCATGTCCGAGCGCCAGGTGAGAGACGCGATCGACCAGTTGAAGGCAGAGAAAGATCCGGTTGCACGGGCCAAGTTGACCGAAGAAGTAAAACGCTACGCCGAGCAAAAAAAGACGTGGGACGACGCGGACCGGGCCTTCAAGGGGCGGAAAGACGGGTACCAGACGGGCCAGCTCGGGGTCGATCTGTCGTGCGCCGCGAACAACTTGCGCAACCAGGAGCGCGTGAGCCTGACCGCGAACCGTCAGGTCTCCGGCCGCAACTGTCTGGAGATCGGCGGCGTGTGGATCGACGATGCTTACAAGGCCGAAACCAAGGCGGTGACGGTGAAGGCGCAGAGTGACGCCTACTTCCGCATCCTCGCCCTCCACCCGACGATCAAGGACGTTTACCGGTTGGGCAACCACGTCGTCTGGATCGCGCCGAGTGGCACCGCCCTCGTGATCGACCTGAATGAAGGCAAGGAGAAGCTGGACGACACCGAGATCGCGGCGCTGTTCGCCAAGAAGTGA
- a CDS encoding sugar phosphate isomerase/epimerase family protein produces MPSPTLNRRAFLGASAAAAASLLTTRTTSAADDFAGFHVGVQSYTFRQFDLEQMLKKTKELGLKSAEFYPGHIPTDSSPDKLKAILALCKEYEVKPLGFGVSGFSKDRDANKKLFDFGKAVGVKYISANPTVDSFDSLDKLCEEYQIAIAIHPHGPDADGKGRHLWWSAEVILKAIKDHNKLIGTCLDTGHLIRMAQLGEKLDVGEQIKLMGDRNFALHLKDHDNKKKEDVPFGDAAGGLDVPGVLKALKGVKFTGHIAIEYENHPDNPSPDLKKCVAFVKESAAKVS; encoded by the coding sequence ATGCCCTCTCCCACGCTGAACCGGCGCGCGTTCCTCGGCGCCTCCGCCGCGGCCGCCGCCAGCTTGCTCACAACCCGCACCACTTCCGCGGCGGACGACTTCGCCGGCTTCCACGTCGGCGTACAGAGCTACACGTTCCGCCAGTTCGATCTCGAGCAGATGCTCAAGAAGACGAAGGAACTCGGCCTGAAGTCCGCGGAGTTCTATCCCGGGCACATTCCCACCGACAGCTCCCCGGACAAGCTGAAGGCGATCCTCGCGCTGTGCAAGGAGTACGAGGTCAAGCCCCTGGGGTTCGGCGTGTCCGGGTTCAGCAAGGACCGCGACGCGAACAAGAAGCTCTTCGACTTCGGTAAAGCCGTCGGCGTGAAGTACATCAGCGCCAACCCGACGGTGGACAGCTTCGACAGCCTGGACAAACTGTGCGAGGAGTACCAGATCGCGATCGCGATTCACCCGCACGGACCGGACGCGGACGGGAAGGGGCGGCACCTCTGGTGGTCGGCCGAGGTCATCCTCAAGGCGATCAAGGACCACAACAAGCTGATCGGCACCTGTCTCGACACGGGCCACCTCATCCGCATGGCCCAGCTCGGGGAAAAGCTCGATGTGGGGGAACAGATCAAATTGATGGGCGACCGGAACTTTGCCCTGCACCTGAAGGACCACGACAACAAGAAGAAAGAGGACGTGCCGTTCGGTGACGCGGCCGGCGGGCTGGACGTGCCCGGGGTGTTGAAGGCGCTGAAGGGGGTCAAGTTCACCGGTCACATCGCGATCGAGTACGAAAACCACCCGGACAACCCCTCGCCCGACCTGAAGAAGTGCGTCGCGTTCGTAAAGGAGTCGGCGGCCAAGGTCAGCTGA
- a CDS encoding ferredoxin--NADP reductase → MTVEEITELRARRYNATVVSLKLLNPDLMVIRVKPDFPRPPHRPGQYCTLGLGYWERRTEGCQVETLAAGEETKVVRRAYSISCSIYGEPGRLMRLEDSDWLEFYIVLVRENPDGRVPALTPRLFTLQEGDRVQIGERITGHYTLDPVGPGDTVVFLGTGTGEAPHNYMTWELLSRGHTGKILNACCVRYARDLGYLNTHRELMNQFPNYTYLPLTTREAGATRKVYIQDLIASGELEEALGAPLDPARTHVFLCGNPKMIGVPLRDRDTGTVIYPTPLGVIEVLEGRGFKSDVAAARVRGNVHFEEYW, encoded by the coding sequence ATGACTGTCGAGGAAATCACGGAACTGCGAGCGCGCCGGTACAACGCGACCGTCGTGTCCCTGAAACTGCTCAACCCCGACCTGATGGTGATCCGCGTCAAACCCGATTTTCCGCGTCCGCCGCACCGACCGGGGCAGTACTGCACGCTCGGGCTCGGGTACTGGGAGCGGCGGACAGAAGGCTGTCAGGTCGAGACCCTGGCAGCCGGCGAGGAAACGAAGGTCGTCCGGCGGGCGTACTCGATCAGTTGCTCAATTTACGGCGAACCCGGGCGACTGATGCGCCTCGAGGACAGCGACTGGCTGGAGTTCTACATCGTTCTGGTCCGCGAGAATCCGGACGGCCGCGTGCCGGCGCTGACGCCCCGCCTGTTCACGCTTCAGGAAGGCGATCGTGTCCAAATCGGCGAGCGGATCACCGGGCACTACACGCTCGATCCCGTCGGTCCGGGCGACACGGTCGTCTTCCTGGGTACGGGCACGGGCGAAGCGCCGCACAACTACATGACGTGGGAGCTGCTGTCGCGGGGCCACACCGGTAAGATCTTGAACGCGTGCTGCGTGCGGTACGCCCGCGACCTGGGCTACCTCAACACGCACCGGGAGCTGATGAACCAGTTCCCGAATTACACCTATCTGCCGCTCACGACGCGGGAAGCCGGCGCGACGCGCAAGGTGTACATTCAGGACCTGATCGCGAGCGGCGAACTCGAGGAGGCGCTCGGCGCCCCGCTCGACCCGGCGCGGACGCACGTGTTCCTCTGCGGCAACCCGAAGATGATCGGGGTGCCGCTCCGCGACCGGGACACGGGGACCGTGATCTACCCGACGCCGCTCGGGGTGATCGAGGTGTTGGAAGGGCGGGGGTTCAAGTCCGACGTGGCCGCGGCCCGGGTCCGGGGCAACGTCCACTTCGAAGAGTACTGGTGA
- a CDS encoding serine/threonine-protein kinase: MAEVNQTLDGYRLRSLLQTGQTSQVFEVVELKSNRHFAMKLLLPEAAEKPEQRRALFNEAEVGIKLTHQNVIRITRVSRSQATPHFIMEFFPSGSLRLRLQAKDFAFIKEHARKIFKGAATGLAYMNAMGYVHRDVKPDNILVNSIGDTKMIDFAISRKAPTGFARWFHRRGRPQGTPSFMSPEQIRDEILDGRADIYSYACTLYELTTGRPPFRGNSMNDLLGRHFTEKPLPPSAHNADLTDEFSAFVLKMLAKKKTDRPENFHQVLIELRKVRQIYKSVPEKSLEDE; this comes from the coding sequence ATGGCCGAAGTGAACCAGACGCTGGACGGCTACCGCCTCCGGTCGCTGCTCCAGACCGGGCAGACGTCGCAGGTGTTCGAGGTCGTCGAGCTGAAGAGCAACCGGCACTTCGCGATGAAGTTGCTCCTGCCGGAGGCGGCCGAGAAGCCGGAGCAGCGCCGCGCGCTGTTCAACGAGGCCGAGGTCGGCATCAAGTTGACCCACCAGAACGTCATCCGGATCACCCGGGTGAGCCGGTCGCAGGCGACCCCGCACTTCATCATGGAGTTCTTCCCGTCCGGGAGCTTGCGCCTCCGGCTCCAGGCCAAGGACTTCGCGTTCATCAAGGAACACGCGCGGAAGATCTTCAAGGGGGCGGCGACCGGGCTGGCGTACATGAACGCGATGGGCTACGTCCACCGCGACGTGAAGCCGGACAACATCCTGGTGAACTCGATCGGCGACACGAAGATGATCGACTTCGCCATTTCCCGAAAGGCGCCGACCGGCTTCGCCCGCTGGTTCCACCGCCGCGGCCGCCCGCAGGGGACGCCGAGTTTCATGAGCCCCGAACAGATCCGGGACGAGATCCTGGACGGGCGCGCCGACATTTACAGCTACGCGTGTACGCTGTACGAACTGACGACGGGCCGGCCGCCGTTCCGTGGCAATTCTATGAACGATCTGCTGGGCCGGCACTTCACGGAGAAGCCGCTCCCGCCGTCGGCCCACAACGCCGATCTCACCGACGAGTTTTCGGCGTTCGTGCTCAAAATGCTCGCCAAGAAGAAGACCGACCGGCCGGAGAACTTTCACCAGGTGCTGATCGAGTTGCGCAAGGTGAGGCAGATCTACAAGTCGGTGCCGGAAAAGTCCCTCGAGGACGAGTGA